A single window of Malus sylvestris chromosome 5, drMalSylv7.2, whole genome shotgun sequence DNA harbors:
- the LOC126621368 gene encoding cellulose synthase-like protein D4 isoform X2, which produces MSTSQNGEPSKKAIKTPGGSGSSQDKANLSGQTVKFARRTSSGRYVNLSREDLDMSDELSGDYMNYTVHIPPTPDNQPMDTSVAVKAEEQYVSNSLFTGGFNSVTRAHLMDKVIDSEVTHPQMAGAKGSACMMPSCDGKVMKDERGVDITPCDCRFKICRDCYLDAQNDTGLCPGCKEQYKVGDDYDEPSDYNSGTLQLPGPDGKRDNMSVMKRNQTGEFDHNRWLFETNGTYGIGNAFYPKDDGYGDGGGDCFAGGSLDADDKPWKPLSRVLPIPAAIISPYRLLIFVRLIVLCLFLHWRIVNPNNDARWLWLMSIICEIWFAFAWILDQTPKFFPINRLTDLEVLHDKFDMPTPSNPMGRSDLPGIDIFVSTADPDVEPPLTTANTILSILAVDYPVEKIACYVSDDGAALLTFEAMAEAASFADLWVPFCRKHNIEPRNPDSYFARKVDPTKNKSSLDFVKDRRKIKREYDEFKVRINGLPDSIRRRSDAFHAREEMKQLKHMRENATDPLEQVKVTRATWMADGTHWPGAWAVPSHDHAKADHSAVLQVMLKPPSPDPLLGSADDDKLIDFTDVDIRLPMFVYMSREKRPGYDPNKKAGAMNALVRASAILSNGPFILNLDCDHYINNCKAIREGMCFMMDRGGENICYIQFPQRFDGIDPSDRYANHNTVFFDGTMRALDGLQGPLYVGTGTMFRRFALYGFDPPNSKKLPVKKDAVKQGEPLTQSNTQPLTANDFDPDLDTNLLPKRFGNSKMLAESIPVAEYQGRPLADHPAVKFGRPPGILRVPRDPLDATAVAEAVSAISCWYEDKTEWGDHLGWIYGPVTEDVVTGYKMHNRGWRSVYCVTKRDAFRGSASINLTDRLHQVLRWATGSVEIFYSRNNAFLASLRLKFLQRIAYINLGVYPFTSIFLVVYCFLPALCLFTGQFIVANLSITFLIYLLIITICLIALAILEVKWSGIELEEWWRNEQFWLISGTSSHLAAVVAGLLKVIGGIEIYSTSTSKPAGEDNDDIYADLYLVKWTSLMIPPIVIGMVNLIAIAVAISREIYALNPEWAKLIRGVFFSFWVLAHLYPFAKGLMGRRRKTPTIVFVWSGLIAITLSLLWVAINPPAPGAAGVAGAGFQFP; this is translated from the exons ATGTCAACTTCCCAGAATGGAGAGCCGTCAAAGAAGGCGATAAAAACCCCAGGTGGTTCTGGTAGCTCTCAAGACAAAGCTAATTTGAGTGGCCAAACTGTTAAGTTTGCGCGAAGAACTTCAAGTGGACGGTATGTGAATCTGTCGAGAGAAGACCTTGATATGTCCGACGAATTATCCGGGGACTATATGAACTACACAGTTCATATTCCTCCCACCCCGGATAACCAGCCCATGGACACATCCGTAGCTGTCAAGGCAGAGGAGCAATATGTTTCAAATTCCTTGTTTACCGGAGGGTTCAATAGCGTGACTCGTGCGCATCTCATGGATAAGGTGATTGATTCAGAGGTGACTCATCCTCAGATGGCTGGAGCCAAAGGCTCTGCATGCATGATGCCTTCTTGTGATGGTAAAGTGATGAAGGATGAGAGAGGAGTTGATATAACCCCTTGTGATTGCCG GTTCAAAATCTGTAGAGATTGTTATCTGGATGCACAGAACGACACTGGCCTTTGTCCGGGCTGCAAGGAGCAATACAAAGTAGGAGACGATTATGATGAGCCATCAGATTACAACAGTGGAACGCTGCAATTGCCTGGTCCTGACGGAAAAAGGGATAACATGTCTGTGATGAAGAGGAACCAAACGGGAGAATTTGATCACAATAGGTGGTTGTTTGAGACCAACGGGACGTATGGCATTGGCAATGCTTTCTATCCCAAAGATGACGGGTATGGTGATGGAGGTGGTGATTGTTTTGCAGGGGGCTCGCTGGATGCAGATGACAAGCCTTGGAAGCCCCTCAGCAGGGTATTGCCGATCCCAGCTGCCATTATCAGCCCCTACAg GTTACTGATCTTCGTTCGATTAATCGTGCTATGTTTGTTCCTGCATTGGAGAATAGTCAATCCAAACAACGATGCAAGATGGCTGTGGCTCATGTCGATTATCTGCGAAATATGGTTCGCCTTCGCTTGGATTCTTGATCAGACTCCTAAGTTTTTCCCCATTAATCGTCTGACCGATCTTGAAGTCCTCCACGACAAGTTTGACATGCCAACACCATCCAATCCAATGGGCCGGTCTGACCTCCCTGGCATTGACATCTTTGTATCCACTGCTGATCCTGACGTGGAGCCACCTCTCACCACTGCCAACACCATCCTTTCAATCCTAGCCGTTGATTACCCGGTTGAAAAGATAGCTTGCTACGTCTCTGATGATGGAGCTGCCCTCCTCACCTTCGAGGCAATGGCGGAGGCTGCTAGTTTCGCGGACTTGTGGGTCCCCTTCTGCCGGAAGCACAACATTGAGCCGAGGAATCCTGACAGTTACTTCGCGAGGAAAGTTGACCCAACAAAGAACAAGAGTAGTCTGGACTTTGTGAAGGATAGGAGGAAGATCAAGAGGGAGTATGATGAGTTCAAGGTGAGGATCAACGGGCTTCCCGATTCGATCAGGAGGCGGTCCGATGCTTTCCATGCCAGGGAGGAAATGAAGCAGTTGAAGCATATGAGGGAGAATGCAACTGACCCTCTGGAGCAAGTCAAAGTCACCAGGGCTACATGGATGGCTGATGGCACACACTGGCCTGGTGCTTGGGCTGTTCCTTCCCATGACCATGCCAAAGCTGACCATTCAGCAGTTCTTCAG GTGATGTTGAAGCCTCCTAGTCCTGACCCCCTATTGGGAAGTGCCGATGATGACAAGCTCATAGATTTCACAGATGTGGATATACGCCTCCCAATGTTTGTCTACATGTCGCGAGAAAAGCGGCCAGGCTATGATCCCAACAAGAAAGCTGGCGCCATGAATGCGCTGGTGAGAGCATCCGCCATCTTGTCGAACGGCCCTTTTATTCTCAACCTTGACTGTGATCACTACATCAACAACTGCAAAGCTATCCGTGAAGGGATGTGCTTCATGATGGACAGAGGCGGTGAAAACATCTGCTACATTCAGTTTCCTCAAAGATTCGATGGCATCGATCCCTCTGATCGCTATGCCAATCACAACACCGTGTTTTTCGATGGCACAATGCGCGCGCTTGATGGTTTGCAG GGTCCGCTGTATGTGGGAACCGGGACCATGTTCCGGCGTTTTGCGTTGTACGGTTTTGATCCACCAAATTCTAAGAAATTGCCAGTGAAGAAGGATGCCGTGAAACAAGGAGAGCCTTTGACACAGTCGAATACCCAACCTTTGACAGCCAATGACTTCGATCCAGATCTTGACACCAATCTACTTCCAAAGCGttttggaaattcgaaaatgCTGGCGGAATCCATACCAGTTGCTGAGTACCAAGGACGACCCCTAGCTGATCATCCTGCAGTGAAATTTGGACGGCCTCCTGGCATTCTCAGAGTTCCTCGTGATCCGCTCGATGCCACTGCTGTTGCTGAAGCTGTCTCGGCCATTTCTTGCTG GTACGAGGACAAGACGGAATGGGGAGACCATTTGGGGTGGATTTACGGGCCAGTGACAGAAGATGTGGTGACAGGGTACAAAATGCACAACCGAGGATGGCGTTCGGTGTACTGCGTTACCAAGCGTGACGCATTTCGAGGATCAGCGTCCATTAATCTCACTGATCGACTCCACCAAGTACTCCGTTGGGCAACAGGCTCTGTTGAAATTTTCTACTCTCGGAACAATGCCTTCCTCGCCTCATTGCGCCTCAAGTTCCTACAGCGTATTGCCTACATCAATCTCGGTGTCTACCCTTTCACCTCGATCTTTCTCGTCGTGTACTGCTTCCTGCCTGCGCTCTGTCTCTTCACAGGACAGTTCATCGTGGCGAATCTCAGCATCACGTTTTTGATCTACTTGCTAATCATCACCATATGCCTCATTGCTCTGGCCATCCTGGAGGTGAAGTGGTCAGGGATCGAGTTGGAAGAGTGGTGGCGAAACGAGCAGTTTTGGCTCATCTCCGGAACCAGCTCTCACTTGGCTGCTGTTGTGGCAGGGCTTCTAAAAGTGATTGGAGGGATTGAAATTTACTCTACCTCGACTTCCAAGCCAGCTGGAGAGGACAACGATGATATATATGCTGACCTCTACCTTGTGAAGTGGACTTCCCTCATGATCCCTCCAATTGTGATTGGAATGGTGAACCTAATTGCCATTGCCGTTGCGATTTCAAGGGAGATTTATGCTCTGAATCCTGAGTGGGCGAAGCTGATCCGCGGTGTGTTCTTCAGCTTTTGGGTTTTGGCTCACTTGTATCCTTTTGCCAAGGGTTTGatgggaagaagaaggaagacgcCTACCATTGTGTTTGTTTGGTCAGGTCTCATTGCCATTACACTTTCCTTGCTCTGGGTCGCCATTAACCCGCCAGCTCCTGGTGCTGCTGGCGTTGCAGGAGCCGGTTTCCAATTTCCGTGA
- the LOC126621368 gene encoding cellulose synthase-like protein D4 isoform X1 has translation MSTSQNGEPSKKAIKTPGGSGSSQDKANLSGQTVKFARRTSSGRYVNLSREDLDMSDELSGDYMNYTVHIPPTPDNQPMDTSVAVKAEEQYVSNSLFTGGFNSVTRAHLMDKVIDSEVTHPQMAGAKGSACMMPACDGKVMKDERGVDITPCDCRFKICRDCYLDAQKDTGLCPGCKEQYRVGDEYDEPSDYNSGTLQLPGPDGKRDNMSVMKRNQTGEFDHNRWLFETKGTYGVGNAFNPQDDGYGDGGGDGFPGGSLDADDKPWKPLSRILPIPAAIISPYRLLIFVRLIVLSFFLHWRVVNPNNDARWLWLMSIICEIWFAFSWILDQTPKFFPINRQTDLEVLHDKFDMPSPSNPTGRSDLPGIDFYVSTADPDKEPPLTTANTILSILAVDYPVEKIACYISDDGGALLTFEAMAEAASFADLWVPFCRKHDIEPRNPESYFALKVDPTKNKSSLDFVKDRRKIKREYDEFKVRINGLPDSIRRRSDAFHAREEMKQLKNMRENGTDPLEQVKVPKATWMADGTHWPGTWAVPSHDHAKGDHSGILQVMLKPPSPDSLLGSADDDKLIDFTDVDIRLPMFVYMSREKRPGYDHNKKAGAMNALVRASAILSNGPFILNLDCDHYINNCKAIREGMCFMMDRGGENICYIQFPQRFEGIDPSDRYANHNTVFFDGNMRALDGLQGPMYVGTGTMFRRFALYGFDPPNPDKLPLKKDTETPGEPLTQSNTEPLTACDFDPDLDTNLLPKRFGNSTMLAESIPVAEYQGRPLADHPAVKFGRPPGVLRAPRDPLDATSVAEAVSSISCWYEDKTEWGDRVGWIYGSVTEDVVTGYRMHNRGWRSVYCVTKRDAFRGSAPINLTDRLHQVLRWATGSVEIFFSRNNAFLASMRLKLLQRLSYVNVGVYPFTSIFLIVYCFLPALSLFTGQFIVANLNVTFLIYLLTITICLIALALLEVRWSGVALEDWWRNEQFWLISGTSAHLAAVVQGLLKVMAGIEISFTLTAKSAGDDNDDIYADLYLVKWTSLMIPPIVIGMVNIIAIIVAFSREVYAPNPQWARFIGGAFFSFWVLAHLYPFAKGLMGRRRKTPTIVFVWSGLIAITLSLLWVAINPPAPGAVAGAAGGGFQFP, from the exons ATGTCAACTTCCCAGAATGGAGAGCCGTCAAAGAAGGCGATAAAAACCCCAGGTGGTTCTGGTAGCTCTCAAGACAAAGCTAATTTGAGTGGCCAAACTGTTAAGTTTGCGCGAAGAACTTCAAGTGGACGGTATGTGAATCTGTCGAGAGAAGACCTTGATATGTCCGACGAATTATCCGGGGACTATATGAACTACACAGTTCATATTCCTCCCACCCCGGATAACCAGCCCATGGACACATCCGTAGCTGTCAAGGCAGAGGAGCAATATGTTTCAAATTCCTTGTTTACCGGAGGGTTCAATAGCGTGACTCGTGCGCATCTCATGGATAAGGTGATTGATTCAGAG GTGACTCATCCTCAGATGGCTGGAGCCAAAGGCTCTGCATGCATGATGCCTGCTTGTGATGGTAAGGTGATGAAGGATGAGAGAGGAGTTGATATAACCCCTTGTGATTGCAG GTTCAAAATCTGCAGAGATTGCTATTTGGATGCACAGAAGGACACTGGCCTTTGTCCAGGCTGCAAGGAGCAATACAGAGTAGGAGACGAATATGATGAGCCATCGGATTACAACAGTGGAACGCTGCAATTGCCTGGTCCTGACGGAAAAAGGGATAACATGTCTGTGATGAAGAGGAACCAAACGGGAGAATTTGATCACAATAGGTGGTTGTTTGAGACCAAGGGGACTTACGGTGTTGGCAATGCTTTCAATCCCCAAGATGACGGgtatggtgatggtggtggtgatggcttCCCAGGGGGCTCGCTGGATGCAGATGACAAGCCCTGGAAGCCCCTCAGCAGGATATTGCCAATCCCGGCTGCCATTATCAGCCCCTACAG GTTACTGATCTTCGTTAGATTAATCGTGCTATCATTCTTCCTGCATTGGAGAGTAGTCAATCCAAACAATGATGCAAGATGGCTGTGGCTCATGTCGATTATCTGCGAAATATGGTTCGCCTTCTCTTGGATTCTTGATCAGACTCCAAAGTTTTTCCCCATTAATCGTCAGACCGATCTTGAAGTCCTCCACGACAAGTTTGACATGCCATCACCATCCAATCCAACGGGCCGGTCTGACCTCCCTGGCATTGACTTCTATGTATCGACTGCTGATCCTGACAAAGAGCCACCTCTCACCACTGCCAATACCATCCTTTCAATCCTAGCCGTTGATTACCCGGTTGAAAAGATAGCATGCTACATCTCTGATGATGGAGGTGCCCTCCTCACCTTCGAGGCAATGGCGGAGGCTGCTAGTTTCGCGGACTTGTGGGTCCCCTTCTGCCGGAAGCACGACATTGAGCCGAGGAATCCTGAGAGTTACTTCGCGTTGAAAGTTGACCCAACAAAGAACAAGAGTAGTCTGGACTTTGTGAAGGATAGGAGGAAGATCAAGAGGGAGTATGATGAGTTCAAGGTGAGGATCAACGGGCTTCCGGATTCGATCAGGAGGCGGTCTGATGCTTTCCATGCCAGGGAGGAAATGAAGCAGTTGAAGAATATGAGGGAGAATGGAACTGACCCTCTGGAGCAAGTCAAAGTCCCCAAGGCTACATGGATGGCTGATGGCACACATTGGCCTGGTACTTGGGCTGTTCCTTCCCATGACCATGCCAAAGGTGACCATTCCGGAATTCTTCAG GTGATGTTGAAGCCTCCTAGTCCTGACTCACTATTGGGAAGTGCCGATGATGACAAGCTCATAGATTTCACAGATGTGGATATACGCCTCCCGATGTTTGTCTACATGTCGCGAGAAAAGCGGCCGGGCTATGATCACAACAAGAAAGCTGGCGCCATGAATGCGCTGGTGAGAGCATCCGCCATCTTGTCGAACGGCCCTTTTATTCTCAACCTTGACTGTGATCACTACATCAACAACTGCAAAGCTATCCGTGAAGGGATGTGCTTCATGATGGACAGAGGTGGTGAAAACATCTGCTACATTCAGTTTCCTCAGAGATTCGAAGGAATTGATCCTTCTGATCGCTATGCCAATCACAACACCGTGTTTTTCGACGGCAATATGCGTGCGCTTGATGGTTTGCAG GGTCCGATGTATGTGGGAACCGGGACCATGTTCCGGCGTTTTGCCTTGTACGGTTTTGATCCACCAAATCCTGACAAGCTGCCGTTGAAGAAGGATACTGAGACACCAGGAGAGCCTTTGACACAGTCGAATACAGAACCTTTGACAGCCTGTGACTTTGACCCGGATCTTGACACCAATCTACTTCCCAAGCGTTTTGGAAATTCGACAATGCTGGCGGAATCCATACCAGTTGCTGAGTACCAAGGCCGACCCCTAGCTGATCATCCTGCAGTGAAATTTGGACGGCCTCCGGGCGTTCTCAGAGCTCCTCGTGATCCGCTCGACGCCACAAGTGTTGCTGAAGCCGTGTCTTCCATTTCTTGCTG GTACGAGGACAAGACCGAATGGGGAGACCGTGTGGGGTGGATTTACGGGTCGGTGACAGAAGACGTGGTGACAGGGTACAGAATGCACAACCGAGGATGGCGCTCGGTGTACTGCGTTACCAAGCGTGACGCATTTCGAGGTTCAGCTCCCATTAATCTCACTGATCGACTCCACCAAGTGCTCCGTTGGGCAACAGGTTCTGTCGAAATTTTCTTCTCTCGGAACAATGCCTTCCTCGCCTCAATGCGCCTCAAATTACTACAGCGCCTTTCCTACGTCAATGTCGGTGTCTACCCTTTCACCTCGATATTTCTCATCGTGTACTGCTTCCTCCCAGCGCTCTCGCTCTTCACTGGTCAGTTTATCGTGGCGAATCTCAACGTCACGTTTTTGATCTACTTGCTAACCATAACCATATGCCTCATTGCTCTGGCCCTCCTGGAGGTGAGGTGGTCGGGGGTCGCGTTGGAAGACTGGTGGCGAAACGAGCAGTTTTGGCTCATCTCCGGAACCAGCGCTCACTTGGCTGCTGTGGTGCAAGGGCTTCTAAAAGTGATGGCAGGGATTGAAATTTCCTTTACCTTGACAGCCAAGTCAGCTGGAGACGACAATGATGATATATATGCTGACCTCTACCTTGTGAAGTGGACTTCCCTCATGATCCCTCCAATTGTGATTGGAATGGTGAACATAATAGCCATTATCGTCGCATTTTCAAGGGAGGTTTATGCTCCGAATCCTCAGTGGGCAAGGTTTATCGGCGGTGCCTTCTTCAGCTTTTGGGTTTTGGCTCACTTGTATCCTTTTGCCAAGGGTTTGatgggaagaagaaggaagacgcCTACCATTGTGTTTGTTTGGTCAGGTCTCATTGCCATTACACTTTCCTTGCTCTGGGTCGCCATTAACCCGCCAGCTCCTGGTGCTGTCGCTGGCGCTGCAGGAGGCGGGTTCCAATTTCCGTGA